In the genome of Paenibacillus thermoaerophilus, one region contains:
- a CDS encoding ABC transporter ATP-binding protein: protein MQAPAKEQNRSRFYYADDDLIEKPFNWAQIARLGRYLKPYRKQLIPVLFAVLLATAARLLIPFILGWAIDNAMDGGRPDWLFYCAGAILALFVLQWWANRYRIRYMNTIGQNVIYDLRAELFKHIQQLSFRFFDKRPAGSILVRITNDVNAMQELFTNGVINLIIDMVQLVGIVALLLVLNFKLGLAVMITVPIMFVASTTLRKRIRQGWQAVRINQSRINSHLAESIQGIRVTQAFTQERENMEFFDGMNKRNLRSWNKASALNQSLGPVIELTSAFGTCILFWYGSHLIQSGELTVGMLFAFANYIGNFWEPINRLGQLYSQLLIAMASSERIFEFFDETPTVSEKPDAKELPPVRGDIRFENLVFEYEKGRPALRGIHLDVKAGQSIALVGHTGSGKSTIINLLCRFYDPVQGRVTVDGYDLRDVTLQSLRSQIGIVLQDTFIFSGTIRDNIRYGRLDASDEEVEAAAKAVHAHDFIMALPNGYDTEVEERGSLLSMGQRQLLSFARALLADPRILILDEATASIDTETEVRIQEALKTLLLGRTSFIIAHRLSTIRNADRIVVLDHGRLMEAGTHDELMLRDNGIYHGLIEAQYRFLQDAG, encoded by the coding sequence ATGCAAGCGCCAGCCAAGGAACAGAACCGCTCCCGCTTTTATTATGCGGACGACGATCTGATCGAAAAGCCGTTTAACTGGGCGCAGATCGCCCGGTTGGGCCGATATTTGAAGCCTTACCGCAAGCAGTTGATTCCGGTGTTGTTCGCCGTGCTGCTGGCTACGGCCGCGAGGCTGCTCATTCCGTTTATCCTCGGATGGGCGATCGACAACGCCATGGACGGAGGCCGTCCGGACTGGCTGTTTTACTGCGCGGGCGCGATCCTGGCGCTGTTCGTTCTCCAGTGGTGGGCGAACCGCTACCGCATCCGCTATATGAACACGATCGGACAAAACGTGATCTACGATCTGCGCGCCGAGCTGTTCAAGCATATTCAGCAGTTGTCGTTCCGCTTTTTCGACAAACGGCCGGCCGGCTCGATCCTCGTACGGATCACGAACGACGTCAACGCGATGCAGGAGCTGTTCACCAACGGCGTCATCAACCTGATTATCGATATGGTGCAGTTGGTCGGCATCGTCGCTCTGCTGCTGGTGCTCAACTTCAAGCTCGGACTTGCGGTGATGATTACCGTGCCGATCATGTTTGTCGCCTCGACGACGCTGCGCAAGCGCATCCGCCAAGGCTGGCAAGCGGTGCGGATCAACCAGTCGCGGATCAACTCGCATCTGGCCGAGAGCATTCAGGGCATCCGCGTCACGCAGGCGTTTACGCAAGAGCGCGAGAACATGGAATTTTTCGACGGGATGAACAAGCGGAACCTGCGCTCCTGGAACAAGGCTTCCGCTCTCAACCAGAGCCTCGGTCCGGTGATCGAGCTGACGTCCGCCTTCGGCACGTGTATCCTGTTCTGGTACGGCTCGCATCTGATCCAAAGCGGCGAATTGACCGTCGGCATGCTGTTCGCGTTCGCGAACTATATCGGGAACTTCTGGGAGCCGATCAACCGGCTCGGCCAATTGTATTCCCAACTGCTGATCGCGATGGCGTCCAGCGAACGGATCTTCGAATTTTTCGACGAGACGCCGACCGTCTCCGAGAAGCCGGATGCGAAGGAGCTGCCGCCGGTTCGCGGGGATATCCGGTTCGAGAATCTCGTCTTCGAATACGAAAAGGGCCGCCCGGCGCTTCGCGGCATCCATCTCGACGTGAAGGCCGGACAATCGATCGCGCTGGTCGGGCACACCGGCTCGGGCAAGAGCACCATCATCAATCTGCTGTGCCGGTTTTACGATCCGGTCCAGGGAAGGGTGACGGTCGACGGTTACGACCTGCGGGACGTCACGCTGCAGAGCCTGCGGTCGCAGATCGGCATCGTGCTGCAGGATACGTTTATCTTCTCGGGGACGATCCGCGACAACATCCGTTACGGCCGGCTGGATGCGAGCGACGAGGAAGTCGAGGCGGCGGCCAAAGCCGTGCATGCCCACGATTTCATCATGGCGTTGCCCAACGGCTACGATACCGAGGTGGAGGAACGGGGCAGCCTGTTGTCGATGGGACAGCGGCAGTTGCTTTCGTTCGCGAGAGCGCTGCTGGCCGATCCGCGCATCTTGATTCTCGACGAAGCGACGGCCAGCATCGACACCGAGACCGAAGTCCGCATCCAGGAAGCGCTGAAGACGCTGCTGCTGGGCCGCACGTCGTTTATCATCGCCCACCGGCTGTCGACGATCCGCAACGCGGACCGCATCGTGGTGCTGGATCACGGGCGGCTGATGGAAGCCGGCACGCACGACGAGCTGATGCTGCGGGACAACGGCATCTACCACGGGCTGATCGAAGCGCAATACAGGTTTTTGCAAGACGCGGGCTGA
- a CDS encoding GDSL-type esterase/lipase family protein — protein MRTSRWIWGVVGTLSLAATVLLIAGFGLAVRDVLRPQPGGFESLKPVPSPNDPLSDDVVEIVAFGDSLTVGTGDTTGKGYVLNLKEQLEQETGKTVRVLGNYAQDGFKTDDMRKRLDSIGEIRRSVAQADLIVFTIGGNDLFGLARNLNFFEDTFDFGKLEERMPEALDRFDGILKSFAEWNPRATVVYVGLFNPFRDTDDSGLAGKGVALWNAKALERASSYPNTIVVPTYDLFQLNFDQYMSQDHFHPNGDGYREIARRIVQSLK, from the coding sequence TTGAGAACGTCAAGATGGATCTGGGGCGTGGTCGGCACACTGTCGCTGGCTGCCACCGTTCTGCTGATCGCCGGGTTCGGACTGGCCGTGCGGGATGTGCTGCGGCCTCAGCCCGGCGGATTCGAATCGCTCAAGCCGGTTCCGTCGCCGAACGACCCGCTGTCGGACGATGTCGTCGAGATCGTCGCCTTCGGGGATTCGCTGACGGTCGGAACGGGCGATACCACCGGCAAAGGTTACGTGCTGAATCTGAAGGAGCAGTTGGAGCAGGAAACCGGCAAAACGGTCCGCGTTCTGGGCAATTACGCGCAGGACGGATTCAAGACGGACGATATGCGCAAGCGGCTCGACTCGATCGGCGAAATTCGCCGTTCCGTCGCCCAAGCCGATCTGATCGTCTTCACGATCGGCGGCAACGACTTGTTCGGCCTTGCGCGGAACTTGAACTTTTTCGAGGACACGTTCGACTTCGGCAAGCTGGAGGAGCGGATGCCGGAGGCGCTTGACCGGTTCGACGGCATCCTGAAGTCGTTTGCCGAGTGGAATCCCCGGGCGACGGTCGTCTATGTCGGCTTGTTCAACCCGTTCCGTGACACGGACGATTCGGGTTTGGCCGGCAAGGGAGTAGCCCTGTGGAACGCCAAGGCGTTGGAACGGGCCTCCTCGTATCCGAATACGATCGTCGTGCCTACCTACGACCTGTTTCAGTTGAACTTCGACCAATATATGTCGCAGGATCATTTTCACCCGAACGGAGACGGCTACCGGGAAATCGCCCGCCGCATCGTCCAATCGCTGAAATAA
- a CDS encoding ABC transporter ATP-binding protein, which yields MTAITEPAGSPVLSRETETGQASDGRQRRKPPADAEVVLSVRNVTKQIGNRLIIKGISFDVRAGEIFGFLGPNGSGKTTTIRMLVDLIRPTSGSILVCGRDVHREHDEALRHVGCIVENPELYGYMTGWQNLEHFARMLPGVDTARIEEVVGIVGLDRRIHDKVKTYSLGMRQRLGIAQALLGRPKLLILDEPTNGLDPLGIKEMREFIRRLAADGLSLFVSSHLLSEIQQMCDRVAIISHGKVLAVGEVDELLRAQGVTVVWTVAPADRARELLASEGYAAAVDGPAGGDGQRAVRLLTKMPEEAVSGINRRLVSAGVSVSAIEVRHPTLEELFLGMTEGENIE from the coding sequence ATGACTGCGATCACAGAACCCGCCGGTTCCCCGGTTTTGTCCCGGGAGACGGAAACCGGCCAAGCCTCCGACGGCCGGCAACGCCGCAAGCCGCCCGCCGACGCGGAAGTGGTGCTTTCCGTTCGGAACGTCACCAAACAAATCGGCAACCGGCTTATCATCAAGGGCATATCCTTCGACGTCCGGGCAGGCGAAATATTCGGCTTCCTCGGTCCGAACGGGTCGGGCAAGACGACGACGATCCGCATGCTCGTCGACCTGATCCGTCCGACTTCGGGCAGCATTCTCGTCTGCGGGCGCGACGTGCACCGGGAGCATGACGAAGCGCTGCGGCATGTCGGGTGCATCGTGGAAAATCCGGAGCTGTACGGATATATGACCGGCTGGCAAAATCTCGAGCATTTCGCGCGTATGCTTCCCGGCGTCGATACGGCCCGAATCGAAGAAGTCGTCGGCATCGTCGGGCTGGACCGGCGCATTCACGACAAAGTCAAAACGTATTCGCTCGGCATGCGCCAGAGGCTCGGCATCGCCCAAGCGCTGCTCGGCCGGCCGAAGCTGCTGATTCTCGACGAGCCGACAAACGGGCTGGACCCGCTGGGCATCAAGGAAATGCGGGAGTTTATCCGCAGGCTGGCGGCGGACGGGCTCAGCCTGTTTGTCTCCAGCCATCTGCTGAGCGAGATTCAGCAGATGTGCGACCGGGTGGCGATCATCAGCCACGGGAAGGTTTTGGCCGTTGGCGAAGTGGACGAGCTCCTGCGCGCGCAAGGCGTCACCGTCGTCTGGACCGTCGCCCCGGCCGACCGGGCTCGGGAGCTGCTGGCCTCGGAGGGATATGCGGCGGCCGTCGACGGTCCGGCGGGCGGAGACGGGCAACGGGCCGTCCGCCTGCTCACGAAAATGCCCGAAGAAGCGGTGTCCGGCATCAATCGGCGGCTCGTATCGGCCGGCGTCTCCGTATCCGCCATCGAAGTCCGGCATCCCACGCTGGAGGAGCTGTTCCTCGGCATGACGGAGGGAGAGAACATTGAGTAG
- a CDS encoding ABC transporter permease, producing MSRMLPLVQNEVLKIIRKKRFYVVLLILIALIPMFTYAQMRQAQQFQKQAGTSDWRAELTQRIADYERTLGSSRVPEEWKKWRKIQIQKDEYHLENNVNPNEVSGLVFTQRFMENAIGLFIPLMVMVIASDLVSGEHTAGTIKLLLTRPVRRWRILTSKLIALILFTSLIVLATAVFSYLISGLVFGYGGWDLPIFSGFRINGSTVDFTHVHVLPLWQYLLMEMGLVWFAALVVGILSLMVSVLVRSTAAGMGVMLAVLIAGSILANMASSWTSAKYFFMVNLQLTDYLSGSVPPIEGMTLPFSLTVLALTAAAALVVSYVTFTKKDVLN from the coding sequence TTGAGTAGAATGCTGCCGCTGGTGCAGAACGAAGTGTTGAAGATTATCCGCAAAAAGCGCTTTTACGTGGTGCTGTTGATTCTGATTGCGCTGATTCCGATGTTCACTTACGCGCAAATGCGTCAGGCGCAGCAGTTCCAGAAGCAAGCGGGAACAAGCGACTGGCGGGCCGAACTGACGCAGCGGATCGCCGACTACGAGCGCACGCTCGGCAGCTCCCGCGTCCCGGAGGAATGGAAAAAGTGGCGCAAAATCCAGATTCAAAAAGACGAATACCATTTGGAAAATAATGTTAATCCTAACGAGGTAAGCGGATTGGTGTTCACGCAGCGGTTCATGGAAAACGCCATCGGCCTGTTTATTCCGCTGATGGTCATGGTGATCGCATCGGATCTCGTGTCCGGGGAGCATACGGCAGGCACGATCAAATTGTTGCTGACGCGTCCCGTCCGCCGCTGGCGCATCTTGACAAGCAAATTGATCGCGCTTATTCTATTTACCTCGCTGATCGTGCTTGCGACCGCCGTGTTCAGCTATCTGATCTCCGGTCTCGTGTTCGGATACGGGGGATGGGACTTGCCGATCTTCAGCGGCTTCCGGATCAACGGCTCCACCGTCGACTTTACGCACGTGCACGTCCTGCCTCTGTGGCAATATTTGCTGATGGAGATGGGACTCGTCTGGTTTGCGGCTTTGGTCGTAGGTATTTTGTCCTTGATGGTGTCTGTCCTCGTCCGCAGCACGGCGGCGGGCATGGGCGTGATGCTGGCGGTGCTTATCGCCGGGTCGATTCTCGCGAACATGGCGTCTTCGTGGACGAGCGCCAAATACTTCTTCATGGTCAATCTGCAACTGACGGACTATTTGTCGGGCAGCGTGCCGCCGATCGAAGGCATGACGCTGCCGTTCTCGCTGACCGTGCTTGCGTTGACGGCCGCGGCCGCTCTGGTCGTATCGTATGTAACGTTTACGAAAAAAGATGTATTGAACTAG
- the parE gene encoding DNA topoisomerase IV subunit B, which produces MAEQLELFANRESDHPSNYDADDIQVLEGLVAVRKRPGMYIGSTSASGLHHLVWEIVDNAVDEHLAKFCSAIDVTVHKDHSISVRDNGRGIPVSMHKLGIPTPQVVYTILHAGGKFGGSGYKKSGGLHGVGASVTNALSEWLVVEIHREGKIHRMRFESWVDEDGKEHVGEPVTGLEVVGKTNRTGTTVTFKPDIKVFQGGIAVHYDVLAERLQEIAFLNSGLRVTLNDERSGKQDVFHYEGGASEFVRFLNEGKSVLHDVVHFYGERDDIEVEIALQYNDGYTETIASFVNSIPTRGGGTHETGFKTAFTRVMNEYARKSSILKEKDKNLEGVDLREGMMAVINVKMSEVEFVGQTKDQLGSASARGAVDAVVAEKMAEFLEENPQVAQMLLKKAVQAAKAREAARKAREEVRSGKKGKGESSNLGGKLTPAQSKDAKSNELFIVEGDSAGGSAKQGRDSRHQAILPLKGKPMNPEKAKLADILKNDEYRAIIAAIGAGVGSEFDAEESNYGKIIVMTDADTDGAHIQVLLLTFFYRYMKPLIDAGRVYIAQPPLYKVTKKSGKQTESRYIFTEDGLEAAIKAMGKNVEVQRYKGLGEMNPDQLWETTMNPATRTLLQVQIEDAAKAERRVSTLMGDKVDPRKRWIIENVDFTEYEE; this is translated from the coding sequence ATGGCGGAACAGCTAGAGTTGTTTGCCAACCGCGAAAGCGATCATCCGTCGAATTATGACGCGGACGATATCCAGGTTCTGGAAGGTCTGGTGGCCGTCCGCAAGCGGCCGGGCATGTACATCGGCAGCACCAGCGCGTCCGGTCTGCACCACCTCGTCTGGGAAATCGTCGACAACGCGGTGGATGAGCATCTCGCGAAATTTTGCAGCGCCATCGACGTGACGGTACATAAGGATCACTCGATCAGCGTACGCGACAACGGCCGGGGCATTCCGGTCTCCATGCATAAACTGGGCATTCCGACGCCGCAGGTCGTCTATACGATCCTGCATGCCGGCGGCAAGTTCGGCGGGTCGGGCTACAAAAAATCGGGCGGCCTGCACGGCGTCGGCGCTTCCGTCACCAACGCGCTGTCCGAATGGCTCGTCGTCGAAATTCACCGCGAAGGCAAAATTCACCGGATGCGGTTCGAAAGCTGGGTCGATGAGGACGGCAAGGAGCACGTCGGCGAGCCGGTCACGGGCCTGGAGGTCGTCGGAAAAACGAACAGAACCGGCACGACGGTGACGTTCAAGCCCGATATCAAGGTGTTCCAGGGCGGCATCGCCGTCCATTACGACGTGCTGGCCGAGCGGCTTCAGGAGATCGCGTTCCTGAACTCCGGGCTGAGAGTTACGCTGAACGACGAACGGTCGGGCAAGCAGGACGTGTTCCACTATGAAGGCGGCGCCAGCGAATTCGTCCGGTTTCTGAACGAAGGCAAGTCCGTCCTGCACGATGTCGTGCATTTTTACGGGGAGCGGGACGACATCGAGGTCGAGATCGCCCTCCAGTACAACGACGGCTATACCGAGACGATCGCCTCGTTCGTCAACTCCATCCCGACCCGGGGCGGCGGCACGCACGAGACGGGCTTCAAAACCGCGTTTACGCGCGTCATGAACGAATATGCCCGCAAAAGCTCCATTCTCAAGGAGAAGGACAAAAATCTCGAAGGCGTCGATCTCCGCGAAGGCATGATGGCCGTTATCAACGTCAAAATGTCCGAGGTCGAGTTCGTCGGCCAGACGAAGGACCAGCTCGGCAGCGCGTCGGCCCGCGGCGCGGTGGACGCGGTGGTCGCCGAGAAGATGGCCGAGTTTCTGGAGGAAAATCCGCAGGTTGCGCAAATGCTGCTGAAAAAAGCCGTTCAGGCGGCAAAAGCGCGCGAAGCGGCGCGCAAAGCCCGTGAGGAAGTGCGCAGCGGCAAAAAAGGCAAAGGCGAAAGCTCGAACCTCGGCGGCAAGCTGACGCCGGCGCAGTCGAAGGACGCAAAAAGCAACGAGCTGTTTATCGTGGAAGGGGACTCCGCGGGAGGCTCCGCAAAGCAAGGGCGCGATTCGCGCCACCAGGCGATTTTGCCGCTCAAGGGCAAGCCGATGAACCCCGAGAAGGCGAAGCTGGCGGACATCCTGAAAAACGACGAGTACCGCGCCATCATCGCGGCGATCGGCGCCGGGGTCGGCTCCGAATTCGACGCCGAGGAGAGCAACTACGGCAAAATTATTGTGATGACCGACGCGGATACGGACGGCGCGCATATCCAGGTGCTGCTGCTTACGTTTTTCTACCGCTACATGAAGCCGCTGATCGATGCCGGACGCGTCTACATCGCCCAGCCGCCGCTGTACAAAGTGACCAAAAAATCCGGCAAACAGACGGAATCCCGGTACATCTTCACCGAGGACGGGCTGGAAGCCGCGATCAAGGCGATGGGCAAAAATGTGGAGGTGCAGCGTTACAAAGGGTTGGGCGAGATGAACCCCGACCAGTTGTGGGAGACGACGATGAACCCGGCGACCCGCACGCTGCTGCAGGTGCAGATCGAGGATGCGGCCAAGGCGGAGCGGCGCGTCTCCACACTGATGGGAGACAAGGTCGATCCGCGCAAGCGCTGGATCATCGAGAACGTCGACTTTACCGAATACGAGGAATAA
- a CDS encoding polysaccharide deacetylase family protein — MRNRHDWTKRLGIAGIALLAAFSGLAGCQRNGTNTAQQQQNFKEMINSPPGLAGKVPSAPPPDRRDETTPAGGLMPTAAFSSETTDNLKLTPDGEEALLEDSAIRAAGVAPAAKAKPASNQALQRKYPSVLVMKGSGDKRQLALTFDDGPDRRFTPQVLEVLKKHGVKATFFMIGSRVQAHSDVAKRVADEGHVIGNHTFWHPKLYSESLDRLRWEATETDRVIEEAVGYKPKLFRAPYGGLTDEILQELGRMKYNVIGWSVDSLDWKQIPAETCIANVMKDVSPGGIVLMHSGGHWTEDLSGMVEALDRLIPMLRQDGYQFVTIPEMIETTASR; from the coding sequence ATGAGGAATCGGCATGATTGGACAAAACGGCTGGGGATTGCCGGAATTGCCCTGCTTGCGGCCTTTTCCGGCTTGGCCGGGTGTCAGAGGAATGGAACGAATACCGCGCAGCAGCAGCAAAATTTCAAGGAGATGATCAATTCGCCGCCGGGATTGGCCGGCAAAGTTCCGTCGGCCCCGCCTCCAGACCGGCGCGATGAGACGACGCCGGCCGGCGGGCTCATGCCGACGGCTGCGTTCTCGTCGGAAACGACCGACAATTTGAAGCTTACGCCCGACGGCGAAGAAGCGCTGCTCGAGGATTCGGCCATACGCGCGGCGGGCGTGGCGCCGGCGGCAAAAGCGAAACCCGCCTCCAACCAGGCGCTGCAGCGCAAATACCCGTCCGTCCTCGTGATGAAAGGCAGCGGGGACAAACGCCAGCTCGCGTTGACGTTCGACGACGGGCCGGACCGGCGGTTTACGCCGCAAGTGCTGGAAGTGTTGAAAAAACACGGGGTCAAGGCGACCTTCTTCATGATCGGGTCCCGCGTGCAAGCCCACAGCGATGTCGCCAAGCGGGTGGCGGACGAAGGCCACGTCATCGGCAACCATACGTTCTGGCATCCGAAGCTGTACAGCGAGAGCCTCGACCGGCTGCGTTGGGAAGCGACGGAGACCGACCGGGTTATCGAGGAGGCGGTCGGTTACAAGCCGAAGCTGTTCCGCGCGCCGTACGGCGGCCTGACGGACGAGATCCTGCAGGAGCTCGGCCGGATGAAGTACAACGTTATCGGCTGGTCGGTCGATTCGCTCGATTGGAAGCAGATTCCCGCCGAAACCTGCATCGCCAACGTGATGAAGGACGTCTCTCCCGGCGGTATCGTGCTGATGCACAGCGGCGGCCATTGGACCGAAGATTTGTCCGGCATGGTGGAGGCGCTCGACCGGCTGATCCCGATGCTCCGCCAAGACGGCTACCAGTTCGTCACGATTCCCGAGATGATCGAGACGACCGCTTCCCGATAA
- the gyrA gene encoding DNA gyrase subunit A: MSATEQFLPAFLEEVVGDRFGRYSKYIIQDRAIPDVRDGLKPVQRRILYAMYESGNTPDKPYRKSAKTVGDVMGNYHPHGDASIYDGMVRMAQPWKMAHTLIDGHGNWGSLDDDPPAAMRYTEARLSEIALELLRDIDKRTVQFRDNFDNTAKEPSVLPSRYPNLLVNGVSGISAGFATEIPPHNLREVIDACVAMIDRPDITVEELMDIVRGPDFPTGGIIMGEEGIREAYRTGKGRIYIRARTAIEDLRGGKQQIVITEIPYQVVKVKLVTAIEQIRLDRKVEGIAEVRDESGRDGLRIVVELKKDADAQGILAYLLKKTDLQVAYNFNMVAIVNKAPQQLGLRGLLEAYLDHQREVVRNRSQYELDKAQDRAHVLEGLVKALNVLDEVIAVIKASKNRQDAQNNLVARFGFTERQADAILVLQLYRLTNLEITALEKELADVNKTIAYLEGILASEKKLLGVIKKELLEIRDKFGIDRRSDIQGEVEELKVNLEVMVTAEDVIVTLSNDGYIKRTSMLSYTRSGGEVGSAGVKEGDYIRTLLQVNTLDNLLLFTQKGQYFLLPVHQVPEYKWKENGTALVNVVPAAKDDVIVSVLPVREFDQPGKSLVFVTRKGQVKRTELKEYATTRSTAITAVKVAEGDEVVRVQLSDGMKEILLVSKQGMSIRFSESEVNPMGRSAGGVRGMQLKEDDEIVSAEWVEGDEGEILVVSDKGYVKSSLLLDYPVQGRGGKGVATFEFKEGKRVKSNGSGLVRAFFVKQTVTLTACLSDGSFVTFDSDQAPIEDRRSVGKAIVPVAKEESVREVIRAISLEL; this comes from the coding sequence TTGAGCGCAACGGAGCAGTTTTTGCCCGCCTTTCTCGAAGAAGTGGTGGGCGACCGGTTCGGCCGGTACTCCAAATATATCATCCAGGACCGCGCGATCCCGGACGTTCGGGACGGTCTCAAGCCCGTTCAGCGGCGCATTTTGTATGCGATGTACGAATCGGGCAACACGCCGGACAAGCCGTACCGCAAGTCCGCGAAGACCGTCGGCGACGTGATGGGGAACTATCATCCGCACGGCGACGCCTCGATTTACGACGGCATGGTGCGAATGGCGCAGCCGTGGAAGATGGCGCATACGCTGATCGACGGCCACGGCAACTGGGGGTCGCTTGACGACGATCCTCCGGCGGCCATGCGGTACACCGAAGCGCGCCTGTCGGAGATTGCGCTGGAGCTGCTGCGCGACATCGACAAGCGAACGGTTCAGTTCCGCGACAACTTCGACAATACGGCCAAGGAGCCTTCGGTGTTGCCGTCGCGTTACCCGAACCTGCTCGTCAACGGGGTCAGCGGCATCTCGGCCGGCTTCGCGACGGAGATTCCGCCGCATAACCTGCGCGAGGTGATCGACGCCTGCGTCGCGATGATCGATCGGCCGGACATAACGGTGGAGGAACTGATGGACATCGTGCGCGGCCCCGACTTCCCGACCGGCGGCATCATCATGGGCGAGGAAGGCATCCGCGAAGCATACCGCACCGGCAAAGGGCGCATCTATATCCGCGCCCGCACGGCGATCGAGGACTTGCGCGGCGGCAAGCAGCAGATCGTGATTACGGAGATCCCGTATCAGGTCGTCAAGGTGAAGCTCGTCACCGCGATCGAGCAGATTCGGCTGGACCGCAAGGTCGAAGGCATCGCGGAGGTGCGCGACGAGAGCGGCCGGGACGGCTTGCGCATCGTCGTGGAGCTGAAGAAGGACGCGGACGCGCAAGGGATTCTCGCGTATTTGCTGAAGAAAACCGATCTGCAGGTCGCCTACAACTTCAATATGGTCGCGATCGTCAACAAGGCGCCCCAGCAGTTGGGCTTGCGCGGCTTGCTGGAAGCTTATCTCGATCACCAGCGCGAAGTCGTGCGGAACCGTTCACAGTACGAGCTGGATAAAGCGCAAGACCGCGCCCACGTCCTGGAAGGCCTCGTCAAGGCGCTGAACGTGCTGGACGAAGTGATCGCGGTGATCAAGGCGTCCAAAAACAGGCAGGACGCGCAGAACAACCTCGTGGCGCGATTCGGCTTCACCGAGCGCCAGGCGGACGCGATTCTCGTGCTGCAGCTCTACCGGCTGACCAATCTGGAGATTACGGCTCTGGAGAAAGAGCTGGCGGACGTCAACAAAACGATCGCTTATCTCGAAGGCATTCTCGCCAGCGAGAAAAAGCTGCTCGGGGTCATCAAGAAGGAACTGCTCGAGATTCGCGACAAGTTCGGCATCGACCGGCGCTCGGACATCCAGGGCGAGGTGGAGGAACTGAAGGTCAATCTTGAGGTCATGGTGACTGCCGAGGACGTGATCGTCACGCTGTCCAACGACGGCTACATCAAACGAACCAGCATGCTGTCGTACACCCGGTCCGGCGGCGAAGTCGGCAGCGCCGGCGTGAAGGAAGGCGACTATATCCGGACGCTGCTGCAGGTCAATACGCTGGACAACCTGCTGCTGTTCACGCAGAAGGGGCAATATTTCCTGCTGCCCGTGCATCAGGTTCCCGAGTACAAGTGGAAGGAGAACGGCACGGCGCTGGTTAACGTCGTGCCGGCCGCGAAGGACGACGTGATCGTAAGCGTCCTGCCGGTGCGGGAATTCGACCAGCCGGGCAAATCGCTTGTATTCGTCACCCGCAAAGGGCAGGTCAAGCGCACCGAGCTCAAGGAATACGCGACGACCCGGTCGACGGCGATCACGGCGGTGAAGGTGGCCGAGGGAGACGAGGTGGTCCGCGTGCAGTTGAGCGACGGCATGAAGGAAATTTTGCTCGTGTCCAAGCAAGGGATGAGCATCCGGTTCAGCGAATCGGAGGTCAACCCGATGGGCCGCTCGGCCGGCGGCGTCCGCGGCATGCAGCTCAAAGAGGACGACGAGATCGTATCGGCCGAATGGGTGGAAGGCGACGAAGGCGAGATTCTTGTCGTCTCGGACAAAGGGTATGTGAAAAGCTCCCTGCTGCTCGATTATCCGGTTCAGGGACGCGGCGGCAAAGGCGTGGCCACGTTTGAATTCAAGGAAGGAAAACGCGTGAAGAGCAACGGTTCGGGGCTTGTCCGGGCTTTCTTCGTGAAGCAGACGGTGACGCTGACGGCTTGTTTGTCGGACGGCTCGTTCGTGACGTTCGATTCGGATCAGGCGCCGATCGAGGACCGGCGCTCCGTCGGCAAGGCGATCGTTCCGGTGG